Within Brachionichthys hirsutus isolate HB-005 unplaced genomic scaffold, CSIRO-AGI_Bhir_v1 contig_732, whole genome shotgun sequence, the genomic segment GAGAGGACACGGAAGTCAGACGACAAAGACGCCACCAAAGCTTTGAGACAAGATCAAACGTCACAAGTTCCAGAACCGCCAGGTCCGAAGACAAATACTTCAAACCTGGAAGAGGAATCTGGTTTTTAAACTGGAGCCAACCAATGAAGGGGCAGTTCAGAGACCCGCCCACCGCTACAGAAACGAGGTCACTCACGTGGAACTGCTTGATGGCGGGTCTGCGACACTTGTTGGCAGCGATGACCTGGACCTTCATGATCTGGATGGAGTGGGCACGGGCACGGTGGCGAGCCCCCATGTCACGATCTGCACCACGAGACACAGGAGCAGCGTGTAAGCATGTCatagatgacatcatcagccggTCACCACCTCCTTCACTTCAGTATCCCTGCGCAGGAGGCAGAACATGCTCCAGGTGGCCTCTAGACCCGGTCCACCCATCTAACCCAAACCCGGGTGTTGGTGAGCCAGCAAACACTCACAGCACTGAGTGACGGCTCCAGAGGTGGTCAGGTCCCGGTACTCCCGGTACATGTTGTGGGTCCCGCTGCGGGAGTCGTAGCGCAGCCAGATACCAAAGTTCTTCACCTTCAGGGGGGTCTTCTCATGGACCTGTGGAGGTCCAACAGGACATCAGGATTCTAGAACCCTTACATTAACACACGTCCATCAGGTTCTAGGTTGTATCGTAGCAGCAGTAAACTCCTGGACCTCGTACCGCCTCCGGGGGGTCAGCATTGGCCGCTACTAACAGAACCTAAAGACCTGTAGACCCTTGAATTCACTTTTTGAGGCACGGCAGCATCAGAAAGGCGACAAGgatccatttcctgtttgcaCACCAGACAAAATCACACCACTGACGGGACATGAACTTTGGGTTTGGGTGCAGAGACGCAACATCAGCTGCTCTTAAATGTTTACAGGTTGCACACAGGTGTGGTGACATCACACTCAGAAAGATGCGGTAGGTAAACCCGGCGGGCCCGATCGGCTCGGTCCGACCACAACTTACCAGTCCACAGTAGACCGTCTCTCCAGACgccttcttcatcttcctcagctGGGAGACAAAGTACCAGAAGCGAGACTTGGCCACAACATGGTTGGGGGCAAAGATCCTCATCCGGTacagggggggggttgggttctTGGCAGACGGCAACAGCCGCCCGATGACTTTATACTCCCGAAGCTGTAGGGCACAAGTTTGTTAAACGATCACATGACGAGATGTTTGAGACATCGCCGTGTCAAAAAGGCGACAATATTGACATTTATTGGAGAAAGGGTTAAAAAATCCTGTTTGAAACGCATCGCAGCTCTCAAATAGAAGAGTTAGTCTTTAATTACTGGCTTTAAATGTTCCAGAACAGACGAGCACATGATTAGCATGGCGCTACATGATTAGCAAGGCGCTGCATGATTAGCAAGGCGCTGCATGATTAGCAAGGCGCTACATGATTAGCAAGGCGCTGCATGATTAGCATGGCGCTACATGATTAGCATGGCGCTGCATGATTAGCATGGCGCTGCATGATTAGCATGGCGCTACATGATTCAGCATGGCGCTACATGATTAGCAAGGCGCTGCATGA encodes:
- the LOC137916721 gene encoding large ribosomal subunit protein eL20-like, which translates into the protein MRIFAPNHVVAKSRFWYFVSQLRKMKKASGETVYCGLVHEKTPLKVKNFGIWLRYDSRSGTHNMYREYRDLTTSGAVTQCYRDMGARHRARAHSIQIMKVQVIAANKCRRPAIKQFHDSKIKFPLPHRVLRRQHKPRFTTKRPNTFF